ATAAAAGGCTAACCATTTTTGAGATACCTCGTAGCTCAAAAAATTTCGTAAAAAATAAGAGAATCCCATCCTAATTTGATGAACCCATGGGATGGGATGAAATACAAATAGACAAGCTAATAAAAACTAATCGGAAAAAACTGGAGAAAGAGATAGGCAACATTGGAACTCAATTCCCGCTATTCAAAAATCCAACGGAGTACAATCCAGTGGAAACGTCAGAATTTCTATCGCATTTGAACCTGGAATTCCTGGATCCGGTGCTAAAAGAAATGTTTCCTCGACTGGAATACATTAGACTGAAAGTTTACGCCAGAGTGAGACTTGTCCTGTTTATGAAACTAAGAGGAATAAAGCGCATTACCGATGCATACCGAATATTGCAGACAAATCCGATGGTAGCAGAGAATCTGGGATTTTATCCAAATAATTTGCCCAGATATGAGACCATAAGACATTTCATCAACGATCTTTTGGCAGAGAAAGTGGATAAAGTGTTTTACCGTGTGGTAGAAGAAATAGACAGGAGAATGAAGAAGAAAGGAGAGAAACTTGGGAAGGGACGAGAAGATGCAACCGTGATAACTGCAAAGAGAAATGATAATGAAGCGGAATACAGCGGCTATTACAAAACAAAAGGATGGAAAAAGGATTTGCTGGTGAGCAAGCAAGGAATATTTCTTTCATATAGGGATATGGGGATTAACGATGACGAAGGATATGCACTACCGTACCATTTACAAAAGCTAAAAGAGGTTGGAATAAAACTGAACGATTCAACGGTAGACGGAAAATATCCCACTTATGAGAACATAGCTATAGCTCACTGTGGATACCAAACAAATTTGCTGTACAAACCTCAGAAACATTGGGTGTATAATGAGAAAGGCAGTCCTAGGAAAATACGTGAAAGATACAGCAGATATTGGAAAGACGAGTGGTATAAGCCAGATGCAACTATAGAATACGAATTGCAATTCCTTTACAAGAAAGGTGAATACGAGTATGCAGGAGCTTATTTCAGAAATCTACAGGTGAAGAAATACGAAGCAAGCGAAGAACTGAGAAAAGAAATAACTCAGGGAAGAAATGAGAATGAAGGTTTCAATTCATATCTGAAACAACGTGTAGGCTTTGAAAGTGAATTACCACGAAAAGGAAAGAAAGAAGCTTTCTTCCATACCACACTGTGTTTACTGGCATTGAATATGGTTGCTTTGACAAGACTGCAAAATGGAATAACGGAAAACATTACCAGCGTAGCATATCTGGCATAATTAGCTTGTCATAACTGCAGAAATGAAATGCAACTGTGCAAAACAGTTAGTGTGAAATAGTAAAAAATCCGGTAAAAACGCCAGAATTTTTGCCTTGACTGAAAAATTTTAGCCAATTTTGGCTGTGGGAAGCCAAAATTTGTGACTACGTCATACTCATTTTGCAAAATCAATTCATTTCAAAATGAAAAATACAGATTAAAAATCGGCAAATCTGTAACCACCTACGGTCAGCGTCCTTTTTTAACAAAATTTAAATAAACCTAATCCTATGTGTATGAGGAGATCAGGATGGGGATTCTCGGAAGATTAAGGGTATTACTTCAATCCGTTTTTGGAAAAGGACATGTAAGGATAGGAATATACGGCCCCCCAAATGCTGGAAAAACGACCTTGGCAAATAGAATATCAAGAGATTGGAGCGGGGATATAGTCGGTTCTGTATCAGAGATACCTCACGAGACGAGAAGGGCACAAAAAAAAGATAATGTTGTAATAAAAAATGGGAATTCTTCACTTACGATTGATATTATAGACACACCAGGAATAGCGACAAAGGTTGACTTCCACAATTTTATGGAGTGCGGAATGAATGAAGAAGATTCAAGAATAAGGGCTAAGGAAGCAACTGAAGGGGTTATAGAGGCGATACGATGGCTGGATAATATAGATGGGGTTATTTTACTCATGGACAGTACAGAAAACCCCTTTACACAGGTAAATGTTACAATAATAGGTAACCTCGAAGCAAGAGAGTTGCCAGTGCTGATAGCGGCAAACAAAATCGATATGGATGGCTCCACGCCAGCCACTATTAAATCTGCATTTCCCCAGCATGATGTGGTTCCTATTTCCGCACTGACCGGCTACAATATAGAAATGCTGTATGAGGTTATGGTGAAACTGTTTGGAAAAGCAAAGAGGAAATAACATGGCCGAAATAAAAGTAAATTTGATTTCCCATCAAAAGATTGAGGGCATGACAACCGATGAAAAAATAGATTTCATTCTTGGTGAAGTAAAACAAGGAGGAATATTGGTCCTGGAAAGAGGGCTTACGCCAGAAGAACAGTCAAAACTCATAGAGAAAACGATGAATGAGATAAAACCCGACAAATTTATAGGTATAGAAATGGAAGGGTACAGAGAAGATGGTAGAGCAAATTGGTTACAGAAGGTTCTTGGAAAGATGCGCCCTCCGCGTATGACGGTCATAGGGCCCGCGGATAAACTGAAAACCATACACAAAGATAATGATATTATAAAAACCATTATTCTTGGGAGGTAAAATGTCGCATCAATGCCTGAAATGTGGAAAAATATTCGAGGACGGATCTGCGGAGATTCTTAAGGGCTGTCCTGTGTGCGGGGGGAAAAAATTTTTTTATACAAAAAAGTCCTTGAGCGAGAAGGAGAGATACAAATTGCTGAAGGAAAGTGAGATAGATCTGGAATCCATAGCAAAGATAGTAAAAGAAAGAGGCGACAAAAAAGAAGAAGAGTGGTTCCATATTGAACCAAAAAATATAAAGGAAATCCTTCAGGAAATAGAAAAGAAAAAGGAAGAGGTTGCAAAAACCATCTCCAAGCAAAGCAGCAATATCGAGAGTATTTCCGTGGAGGAGATGGGGAATTACCGGATAAACCTGAAAAGGCTTATGGACGACGAATCGATCATAATACAGAAAGACGGCTCGTATATGATACACCTTCCGTCACTGCTTATGAGACCCAAGGAGAAGTAATATATATCCAATTCCGATGCCCTATAAAATGAAAGTAAGGGATACAGAGATAACGAAATGTATATTTGAGGAATTCAGCAGAAAGTTTATCGATTCAATAAGCATGGATGTTGCAGTGGTCGGTGCTGGCCCCTCTGGGCTGACAGCCGCACGATATCTGGCAAACGCCGGCAAAAAAGTTTGTGTATTTGAACGGAAATTATCTCCGGGAGGGGGAATGTGGGGCGGCGGCATGAGTTTCCCCGTAATTGTCGTGCCAGAGGGGGGAAAGGAAATCCTTGAAGAAGTTGGCGTGAAATGCAAAAAAAGAGGTGATTATTTTATAGCGGATTCTATAGAAGCGGCCTCCAAAGTTATCGCAGGGGCAATAGATGCCGGGGTGACCATATTCAATTCTGTAACGGTCGAGGATGTGATGGCTAAGGAAGGGCGAATTTGCGGTATCGTTGTAAACTGGACAGGCACACTGAAGGCGGGCATGCATGTCGATCCTTTATCACTTGAAGCAAAGGCAGTTATTGACGGGACAGGCCATCCCTCGGAAATCTGCCGCATAGTCGAGAAAAAAATCGGTTTGAACACTGTCTCAGGAAAAGTAGAAGGAGAGAAATTCATGTGGGCGGATGAAGGGGAGAGGAAAACAGTAGAAAATACAGGAGAAGTGTATCCCGGGCTTTACACCACAGGCATGGCTTCCAATGCAGTAATGGGGGCGCCGCGCATGGGTCCGATATTTGGGGGGATGCTCTTATCGGGCAAAAAAGTAGCGGAAATGATACTCGAAAAAATTTGATAGAGCCGCCTGATATGATTTAAATTGGCGTGTTTAAACTTTTCTGGAGAATTCCCAGTCACAGGGTGGACAACTTAAAGTGGGCATTCCTTTCCATATAAATTCCTTCATTTCCGCCCCTACAGTAAGGGCATGGTCTCATTTTTTTCCCAATTTTTGGTAAATAACAAAGAAATATCCTGTAGAATCTATCTCCTTTTCACCTCTAATTTTTCTCCTGCATATATTCTCATCCCGTCCTGGGCTGCTATCGTAGATACTCCAGTCTTTTCCGTTATCCAAGTAGCCTGCTCCGCCGCCCGGGGAATTACTTTCATTCCTAGGTGGGTTAGTATCGCAAATTCTGGCTTAACCCCCTCTATCAGTTTTGCTGCATCCTCTGCTGACATGTGAAACGGGATTTTTCCTTCTAAAGGACGGGTCATGCATACTATCAGAATTCTCGCGCCTTTGTGGGCGTCTATCAATTCCTCAAAAAATTCGGTATCGCTGGTATATGATATTATCCCATTACTGAGATGCATTTTAAACCCCACCGTGGTGGAATCTGAATGACGCGCAGGCATCACCTCCACCTTATACCAATCTTTTAACATAAATTCATCTCCCGGATGGACAACTTTTATCTCTCTCACGAGAGATTGATGGTAGTCAGATAATGGACGATACTCGCTCTTTCCATTCAAAACACTCTCGCTTCCTGCAACAATGCCTCTCTTATACTTGCCGCCCATAGTCATGGCTTCCATTAAGATTTCTGCATCTGTGTAATGGTCGGGATGGCAGTGGGAAACCAGGATTGCATCTGTTTGTGTCGGATCCAGCCCAAGCTCATACATTTTTACAAGGGCTCCGGGTCCGGGGTCTATGTGTATGAGTATGCCCCTATCTGCCACATATATGCCTCCCGTCGCTCTTTTCTGTAGAATCGTGGCAAATCTGCCGCCGCCGGTTCCTATAAATGTCAGTTTCATCATCAAGTCTATATACCTATCTTACTATTATAGTTTGGTGATATAGTGGATGTGGTCTCGATTATCGTAGGATTTGTGGTGGGAATTGTGGCAGTTTCGATAGCAATCGAACTGAGCTGGAAGAAGGAAGAAACGGTAGAGACATACAAAATTGCTAAAAAATGGAGTCTGGCAGAAATAAAAAATCCTCTCATTGTTGCGGAAAAACTAAAAATGGATGCGCCGAGAAATTCAAAGATTGTTGTTAAAGTGAACACCGCTTTTTCAAAAGGAGCGAAGCAGAATGATGCAGTAAAAGGAAACTTCGCCCTGGGGAGTGACAGGGCTCTAATTTTTTCGGGAGAAATAAGAGGGGGACAGCTTGCTTTCTGGACAATTGACGAGCGTATTTTGAGAAATTTGAGAAACCTCTTCAATCAATTCTGGGAAGGGAAGGAAGAAAAAGGCCCAACAGAGATACCGAAGAAGGGAATGGTAACTGTCAGGGGAATTGTCAAGGCGGTCGTGCCATACAGGGAAAACTATCTTATCCGTCTATCGTATGAAAAAGGAATTATTGGCATACTTATAAATGAACGGTTGGAAATAGAAGGAAATAAGATAGAGGTTGAGGGTGAGATGGTCGGCGAGGAGCGACCATTCATAAAGGCATACCATCTGGAAGTGCTGGAATAAAATGGATATTCTGATAAAAGATGCGTTCATAATAACCCAGGACAGATATAGAAATATCAGACATGGAGATATTTACATAGAAGGGGATGTCATATCCGAAGTATCCGAAAGGATATCAACCGAAGCCGAGTACGTTATAAGTGAAAAAAAACTGGTGATGCCCGGACTGATAAACACTCATACCCACCTTCCTATGACTTTAATGAGGGGTTATGGCGACGACCTTTCGCTTGAAAAATGGTTGACAGAAAAGATATGGCCCGTGGAAAAAAAATTGAATAAAAGATTGGTGCAGGCTGGAGTCAGCCTTGCATTGCTTGAGATGATAGCGACCGGCACTACAAGCCTGGCAGATATGTATTTTTTTGAAGATGCAATAGCAGGCGTTTGTAAAAAAATGGGGATGCGAGCCTATGCGGGTTTTTCCATAATAGATTTTGATACTGCTGAAATGAAAAAAGAGCAAATGTTGCCTGAATGCGAGAAATTCATTAAAAAGTGGGGGAATGATAGGTTAGTTACACCGGTTGTTGCACCCCATTCCGCTTACTCCTGTTCTCCTGAAACGTTACAAAAAGCATCTGAATTAGCAAAGAAATATGATGTTTTTTTGCATACCCACTGTTCGGAGACGAGAAAGGAAGTTTATGATATTATGGAGCGCTACGGTTGCCGCCCACTCGAACAGCTGAAAAGGAATGGGGTGCTGACCGAAAAGACAATTCTTGCACACTGCGGATGGATAACAAAAGAAGAGGTGAGAGAAATAAGCACGGCAAACTCATGCGTTTCTCACAATCCCGTAAGCAACATGAAACTTGCAACAGGGGGCTTTACTCCACTGCCTGAGTTGTTTGAAAATAATGCTACTGTTACATTAGGAACGGACGGGGCAGCAAGTAATAACAAACTTGACATGTTTGAAACGATGAAGTTCGCTGCGCTGATACATAAGCATTACCGATGGAATCCGAGCATTGTCACGGCACAGCAAACGCTGGATATGGCAACCATCAATGCGGCAAAATTTTTAGGCATAGATGGAAGCATAGAAGAAGGAAAAAAAGCAGATGTTATAGTTCTGGATATGAACGTGCCAAATTTGACGCCCATGCATAATCCCGTTTCCCATATTGTTTATGCCGCTTCTGGTTTCAATGTAAGTGATGTCATAATCGATGGAAAAATGATTATGAAGGACAAGAGTTTCATTGCCGTCGATAAAAATAAAATCCTGGAAGAAGCAGAGGAAGCCAAGAAAGAATTGACAGCTTAATGTAAAATTAAACCAAACGGTATTATACCAAAAGGTTTAATAAATATTTTTTAATTCAGTGTTATGAACGATTTTAAAAAAAACCCATTCATTTTTGGGAAGGCTGTAGCTGGAAAATATTTTGTAGATAGAGAGAATGATATAAACGAATTAAAATTTACTCTACTTTCCGGACAACATGTGGTTTTATTTTCTCCAAGAAAAATGGGAAAAACTTCCTTAATGAAACAGACATTCGGGCAGACTAAGGAAAGAGTTTGTATTCATATCGATTTGTGGCAGATAGCTTCTTCATATGCATTGGCCAAAGAAATAATTGACAGGGTAATAAATAGTACATACTCCTCCATAGAAAAGCTGAGTTATGAAATCAAGGATTTATTCAGGTCTCTCAGACCGAAAGTATATATTGATGCAGATGGGCATATTGGTATAGAGTTTAGCAAAGAAGAAGTGAGGGAAGCTGTAAAAGAATCTTTGGAATTTCCAGAAAAGGTTGCAAGGAAAAAAGGATTAAAAATGATTATTGCCTTCGATGAATTTCAGGAGATAGAACATTTAGACGGTCTAAGAATGGAGAAAATCTTTCGATCTATTTTACAACATCACGAAAATGTGGCATATATATTTGCTGGGAGTGAGAGAAGTTTAATAAACATAATGTTTGGAGGGAGAGAAAGGCCGTTTTATAGATTC
This region of Candidatus Thermoplasmatota archaeon genomic DNA includes:
- a CDS encoding Era-like GTP-binding protein, with amino-acid sequence MGILGRLRVLLQSVFGKGHVRIGIYGPPNAGKTTLANRISRDWSGDIVGSVSEIPHETRRAQKKDNVVIKNGNSSLTIDIIDTPGIATKVDFHNFMECGMNEEDSRIRAKEATEGVIEAIRWLDNIDGVILLMDSTENPFTQVNVTIIGNLEARELPVLIAANKIDMDGSTPATIKSAFPQHDVVPISALTGYNIEMLYEVMVKLFGKAKRK
- a CDS encoding DUF2073 domain-containing protein, translated to MAEIKVNLISHQKIEGMTTDEKIDFILGEVKQGGILVLERGLTPEEQSKLIEKTMNEIKPDKFIGIEMEGYREDGRANWLQKVLGKMRPPRMTVIGPADKLKTIHKDNDIIKTIILGR
- a CDS encoding Zn-ribbon containing protein, with amino-acid sequence MSHQCLKCGKIFEDGSAEILKGCPVCGGKKFFYTKKSLSEKERYKLLKESEIDLESIAKIVKERGDKKEEEWFHIEPKNIKEILQEIEKKKEEVAKTISKQSSNIESISVEEMGNYRINLKRLMDDESIIIQKDGSYMIHLPSLLMRPKEK
- a CDS encoding sulfide-dependent adenosine diphosphate thiazole synthase, translated to MKVRDTEITKCIFEEFSRKFIDSISMDVAVVGAGPSGLTAARYLANAGKKVCVFERKLSPGGGMWGGGMSFPVIVVPEGGKEILEEVGVKCKKRGDYFIADSIEAASKVIAGAIDAGVTIFNSVTVEDVMAKEGRICGIVVNWTGTLKAGMHVDPLSLEAKAVIDGTGHPSEICRIVEKKIGLNTVSGKVEGEKFMWADEGERKTVENTGEVYPGLYTTGMASNAVMGAPRMGPIFGGMLLSGKKVAEMILEKI
- a CDS encoding MBL fold metallo-hydrolase produces the protein MMKLTFIGTGGGRFATILQKRATGGIYVADRGILIHIDPGPGALVKMYELGLDPTQTDAILVSHCHPDHYTDAEILMEAMTMGGKYKRGIVAGSESVLNGKSEYRPLSDYHQSLVREIKVVHPGDEFMLKDWYKVEVMPARHSDSTTVGFKMHLSNGIISYTSDTEFFEELIDAHKGARILIVCMTRPLEGKIPFHMSAEDAAKLIEGVKPEFAILTHLGMKVIPRAAEQATWITEKTGVSTIAAQDGMRIYAGEKLEVKRR
- a CDS encoding amidohydrolase; translated protein: MDILIKDAFIITQDRYRNIRHGDIYIEGDVISEVSERISTEAEYVISEKKLVMPGLINTHTHLPMTLMRGYGDDLSLEKWLTEKIWPVEKKLNKRLVQAGVSLALLEMIATGTTSLADMYFFEDAIAGVCKKMGMRAYAGFSIIDFDTAEMKKEQMLPECEKFIKKWGNDRLVTPVVAPHSAYSCSPETLQKASELAKKYDVFLHTHCSETRKEVYDIMERYGCRPLEQLKRNGVLTEKTILAHCGWITKEEVREISTANSCVSHNPVSNMKLATGGFTPLPELFENNATVTLGTDGAASNNKLDMFETMKFAALIHKHYRWNPSIVTAQQTLDMATINAAKFLGIDGSIEEGKKADVIVLDMNVPNLTPMHNPVSHIVYAASGFNVSDVIIDGKMIMKDKSFIAVDKNKILEEAEEAKKELTA
- a CDS encoding ATP-binding protein codes for the protein MNDFKKNPFIFGKAVAGKYFVDRENDINELKFTLLSGQHVVLFSPRKMGKTSLMKQTFGQTKERVCIHIDLWQIASSYALAKEIIDRVINSTYSSIEKLSYEIKDLFRSLRPKVYIDADGHIGIEFSKEEVREAVKESLEFPEKVARKKGLKMIIAFDEFQEIEHLDGLRMEKIFRSILQHHENVAYIFAGSERSLINIMFGGRERPFYRFAKPIELKPIDKNVLENFIINKFVESGKKIDKNAARWIADFSDGIPYYVQHICHEVWYITEKVAKIKTVEESLKERILPGLSSGFHTIWNEIKSEAQRKLLIGLANEENPKIYSHNFIEKYGLKLPGNVGKAVKSLEKTGLIEKNRIWDLFFKEWIKMNFSY